One region of Rana temporaria chromosome 9, aRanTem1.1, whole genome shotgun sequence genomic DNA includes:
- the LOC120914235 gene encoding proteasome subunit alpha type-3-like codes for MSSIGTGYDLSASTFSPDGRVFQVEYAAKAVENSSTAIGIRCKDGVVFGVEKLVLSKLYEEGSNKRIFNVDRHVGMAVAGLLADARSLADIAREEASNFRSNYGYDIQLKHLADRVAMYVHAYTLYSAVRPFGCSFMLGSYNEDDGSQLYMVDPSGISYGYWGCSVGKAKQAAKTEIEKLQMKDMTCREVVKEVAKIIYIVHDEVKDKAFELELSWVGKVTNGRHEVVPKDIREEAEKYAKESLEEEDDSDDDNM; via the coding sequence ATGAGTTCCATCGGGACCGGGTATGATCTCTCAGCATCCACGTTTTCTCCGGATGGCAGAGTGTTTCAGGTTGAGTATGCAGCTAAAGCAGTGGAAAATAGTAGCACAGCCATTGGCATCCGATGCAAAGACGGAGTTGTGTTTGGAGTAGAGAAGCTTGTCCTTTCCAAGCTTTATGAAGAAGGTTCTAATAAGCGTATTTTTAATGTGGATCGGCATGTTGGAATGGCTGTAGCTGGACTCCTGGCTGATGCACGTTCCTTGGCAGACATTGCTAGAGAGGAGGCCTCCAACTTTAGGTCCAACTACGGTTATGATATTCAATTAAAGCATCTCGCAGACAGAGTGGCCATGTATGTACATGCATATACACTGTACAGTGCTGTCAGACCTTTTGGCTGCAGTTTCATGTTGGGATCATACAATGAAGACGATGGATCTCAGTTGTACATGGTTGACCCTTCAGGTATATCCTACGGTTACTGGGGATGTTCTGTTGGTAAAGCCAAACAAGCAGCCAAGACAGAGATTGAGAAGCTTCAGATGAAGGACATGACATGTCGGGAAGTGGTGAAAGAAGTTGCAAAAATAATCTACATCGTCCATGATGAAGTAAAAGATAAAGCTTTTGAACTGGAACTGAGCTGGGTTGGAAAAGTTACCAATGGAAGACATGAAGTTGTACCGAAAGACATCAGAGAAGAAGCTGAAAAATATGCAAAGGAATCtttagaagaagaagacgactCTGATGATGACAACATGtaa